One Eubacterium sp. 1001713B170207_170306_E7 genomic window carries:
- the purR gene encoding pur operon repressor, whose amino-acid sequence MKKNERVCAITKILTDNPNKVLTYNYFSQLFDASKTSVCEDVAIVKSALEMMKMGRIETVSGAAGGVKYLPVVSEEEERTILSEIAERLMEPERKIQGGFLYYSDILSSPYYAQRLGKIIAGKYFEQDVEYVVTTETKGISVALESARFLNVPMTVIRRSNKVTEGTTTSMNYVSGSTNKINTMYLSRRVNLEGKKVLIIDDFMKGGGTAKGMMNLMEEVGAVIIGPCVIFVTEEPDNKLVDHYLPLLRMRTALNDKEKTLVELTMK is encoded by the coding sequence ATGAAAAAGAATGAACGTGTTTGTGCAATTACAAAAATATTGACAGACAACCCCAATAAAGTGCTGACCTATAATTATTTCAGTCAGCTTTTTGATGCATCTAAAACAAGTGTCTGTGAGGATGTTGCCATTGTGAAAAGCGCCTTGGAAATGATGAAAATGGGGAGAATCGAAACAGTGTCAGGCGCCGCGGGCGGTGTTAAATATCTTCCGGTGGTGTCTGAGGAAGAAGAAAGAACAATCCTGTCAGAGATAGCGGAAAGACTCATGGAACCTGAACGTAAAATTCAGGGAGGGTTCCTTTACTACAGCGATATCCTCTCAAGTCCATATTATGCACAGCGGCTTGGGAAAATTATCGCGGGAAAATATTTTGAGCAGGATGTAGAGTATGTCGTGACAACAGAGACGAAAGGAATCTCAGTAGCCCTCGAGAGTGCGCGCTTTTTGAATGTGCCGATGACAGTTATCAGAAGATCAAATAAGGTGACCGAAGGAACCACAACGAGTATGAATTATGTTTCTGGCTCGACGAATAAGATTAATACCATGTATTTGAGCCGAAGGGTCAACCTTGAAGGCAAAAAAGTATTGATTATTGACGATTTTATGAAAGGCGGAGGAACCGCCAAGGGAATGATGAATTTAATGGAAGAAGTCGGCGCTGTCATTATCGGGCCTTGTGTCATTTTTGTGACAGAAGAGCCGGACAACAAGCTTGTTGATCATTACTTACCGCTCCTGCGTATGCGGACCGCGTTAAATGACAAGGAAAAAACGCTTGTAGAGTTGACCATGAAATAA
- the spoVG gene encoding septation regulator SpoVG codes for MVITDVRVRKIYPTGKMRGIVSVTFDDEFVVHDIKVIEGQNGYFIAMPSRKTPDGDFKDICHPITSSTRKEMQGIVLEAYEKAVLEKAEETEPEEIDLEVDFEDDSEE; via the coding sequence ATGGTAATTACAGACGTAAGAGTAAGAAAAATTTATCCAACAGGGAAAATGAGAGGAATCGTGTCGGTTACGTTTGACGATGAATTTGTCGTGCATGATATCAAAGTAATCGAAGGACAGAATGGTTATTTCATTGCAATGCCTAGTAGAAAAACACCGGACGGAGATTTTAAAGACATCTGTCACCCGATCACCTCCAGTACCCGCAAGGAAATGCAAGGAATCGTTTTGGAAGCCTATGAAAAAGCAGTACTGGAAAAAGCAGAAGAGACTGAACCTGAAGAAATTGATCTCGAAGTAGATTTTGAAGATGATTCAGAAGAATAA
- the glmU gene encoding bifunctional UDP-N-acetylglucosamine diphosphorylase/glucosamine-1-phosphate N-acetyltransferase GlmU, with amino-acid sequence MKSTKTVILAAGHGTRMVSEKPKVLHEVGGKTMLDYVISASKAAGADDIAVIVGYKADVVRAALPENLTAIEQKEQLGTGHAVLQALPFFENFEGNVLVLVGDAPLVRKETLEELVKAHEEGGFSATVLTAVFDDPTGYGRIVKEGEELIKIVEHKDATQEERSIKEINSGMYCFDAQALKTALQAINSDNVQGEYYLTDTIEILRGMGKKVGSYPTPDVDDIAAVNSKVQLAEIGKIMRRRINTSLMEAGAILIDPENTYLSAETKVGKDTVVYPGVITEGRVIIGENCIIGHNSRIVNSTIADGVDVQISTILDSFVDENTHVGPYAYLRPNSHIGKNVKVGDFVEVKNAVMKDGAKASHLTYIGDAEVGKNVNLGCGTVFVNYDGTHKYRTVVEDNCFIGCNSNLVSPVTVKEGSYVAAGSTITDDVPEDTLAVARARQVNKEGYALQMNQIKKISK; translated from the coding sequence ATGAAATCAACCAAAACAGTGATTTTGGCTGCCGGACATGGTACGCGTATGGTTTCTGAAAAACCAAAGGTGCTCCATGAAGTCGGCGGAAAAACGATGCTGGATTATGTTATTTCTGCCAGTAAGGCCGCTGGTGCGGATGACATTGCCGTAATTGTGGGATATAAAGCAGATGTTGTGAGAGCTGCTCTTCCTGAAAATCTTACGGCGATTGAACAGAAGGAGCAGCTTGGCACTGGCCACGCCGTTCTTCAGGCATTACCGTTTTTTGAGAATTTTGAGGGTAATGTGCTTGTTTTAGTCGGCGATGCGCCTTTAGTTCGTAAGGAAACACTGGAAGAACTTGTAAAAGCCCACGAAGAAGGCGGTTTTTCCGCGACGGTATTAACCGCTGTTTTTGACGATCCAACGGGTTATGGAAGAATTGTCAAAGAGGGCGAGGAACTGATAAAAATCGTAGAGCACAAGGATGCGACACAGGAAGAACGCAGTATAAAAGAGATTAATTCCGGAATGTACTGCTTTGATGCCCAGGCGTTAAAGACAGCATTGCAGGCCATTAACTCGGATAATGTTCAGGGTGAATATTATTTGACCGATACCATTGAAATTTTAAGGGGAATGGGGAAAAAGGTAGGTTCTTACCCGACTCCGGATGTTGATGATATCGCAGCGGTTAATTCAAAGGTCCAGCTGGCTGAAATTGGGAAAATCATGCGCCGCCGCATTAACACTTCATTGATGGAGGCAGGTGCAATCCTGATCGACCCTGAAAATACATACCTGAGTGCAGAGACAAAGGTAGGAAAAGACACCGTTGTTTATCCTGGCGTTATCACAGAAGGCAGGGTGATTATTGGTGAAAACTGTATTATCGGGCATAACAGCCGTATTGTCAATTCGACTATCGCAGATGGAGTGGATGTTCAGATTTCAACCATATTGGACAGCTTTGTCGATGAAAATACACATGTGGGTCCATATGCTTATCTGCGTCCAAACAGCCATATTGGAAAAAATGTCAAGGTTGGCGATTTTGTAGAGGTTAAGAACGCTGTTATGAAGGATGGTGCGAAGGCATCTCATTTAACCTATATCGGCGATGCTGAGGTTGGAAAAAATGTTAATTTAGGCTGTGGCACGGTTTTTGTCAATTATGATGGTACCCATAAATATCGCACGGTTGTTGAGGATAATTGTTTTATCGGCTGCAACAGTAATCTGGTTTCACCGGTAACGGTAAAAGAGGGCTCTTATGTCGCAGCAGGCTCAACCATTACGGATGATGTACCGGAAGATACCTTAGCTGTTGCGCGTGCGCGTCAGGTAAATAAAGAGGGGTATGCCCTTCAGATGAATCAAATTAAAAAAATCAGTAAATAA
- a CDS encoding ribose-phosphate pyrophosphokinase — protein MDGKFGGIKIIAGNSNRKLAEDIADYLEVQLCNADILHFSDGEIGLNVFESVRGADVYVIQSTGNPCNDNLMELLIIIDAMRRASAGRINAVIPYYGYARQDRKAKSRDPITAKLVANLITTAGADRVITMDLHSNQIQGFFDIPLDHLSGGGLIAEYFKNLRLDDMVVVSPDAGSVKRSRKLARTLECPFAIIDKQRPRPNVTEVMNVIGNVEGKNCILIDDMIDTAGTITTGADALMKLGAKSVRAACTHGVFSGPAIERIQNSAIEELITLDTLVVPEEKRIDKIKILSTGTLFGRAIDYVHFGRSLSKLFSERYV, from the coding sequence ATGGATGGAAAATTTGGCGGAATTAAGATCATTGCGGGTAATTCCAACAGAAAATTAGCTGAGGATATCGCAGATTATTTAGAAGTACAGCTTTGCAACGCAGACATTCTTCATTTCAGTGATGGGGAAATTGGTCTTAATGTCTTTGAATCTGTTCGTGGAGCAGATGTTTACGTTATCCAGTCAACAGGGAATCCTTGTAATGATAACCTGATGGAGCTGCTGATTATCATTGATGCGATGCGCCGTGCTTCAGCAGGCCGTATCAATGCCGTTATTCCTTATTATGGTTATGCGAGACAGGACCGTAAAGCAAAATCCAGAGATCCGATTACAGCTAAGCTGGTGGCTAACCTGATCACAACGGCTGGCGCGGACCGCGTTATTACAATGGATCTTCATTCCAATCAAATTCAGGGGTTCTTTGATATTCCTCTGGATCACTTATCCGGCGGCGGCTTAATTGCTGAATATTTTAAAAATCTTCGTCTGGACGACATGGTGGTTGTGTCACCAGATGCAGGGAGTGTTAAGCGTTCCAGAAAATTAGCGAGAACGCTGGAATGTCCTTTTGCAATTATTGACAAGCAGCGTCCAAGACCAAATGTTACTGAAGTCATGAATGTTATTGGTAATGTTGAAGGAAAGAACTGTATTCTGATTGATGACATGATCGATACTGCGGGAACCATTACCACAGGGGCGGATGCTTTGATGAAACTGGGAGCAAAATCAGTACGGGCAGCCTGTACGCATGGTGTTTTTTCCGGGCCGGCCATTGAAAGAATCCAGAATTCAGCCATTGAAGAGCTGATTACGCTGGACACTCTCGTGGTTCCGGAAGAAAAACGGATTGACAAAATAAAAATCCTTTCCACTGGAACGCTGTTTGGCCGCGCCATTGACTATGTTCATTTCGGCCGTTCTCTCAGTAAATTATTTTCAGAAAGATATGTCTAA
- the pth gene encoding aminoacyl-tRNA hydrolase gives MYLIIGLGNPGREYALTRHNIGFEAVDYIAGQKNVQITKDEHEGLTGIYFENGKKVMLVKPMTYMNNSGLCVEELVSYYDVPLENTLVIYDDIDLDPGKIRIRKKGSAGTHNGMRSIIYQLQDQNFPRIRIGIGKKPPQWDLANYVLSKFTSDETEVMREAVKKAAEAVEFFINEDIDFAMNRLNRKEKAEKAEKQGSEDQNQ, from the coding sequence ATGTATTTGATAATAGGGCTTGGTAATCCAGGCAGAGAGTATGCCTTAACACGCCATAATATTGGATTTGAGGCGGTTGACTATATTGCCGGTCAAAAGAATGTCCAGATTACAAAAGATGAACACGAAGGATTAACAGGCATTTATTTTGAAAATGGTAAAAAAGTAATGCTGGTTAAGCCCATGACCTATATGAACAACAGCGGCCTCTGTGTGGAGGAACTGGTTTCCTACTACGATGTACCGCTGGAAAACACGCTGGTTATTTACGATGATATTGACCTTGATCCGGGTAAAATCAGAATACGGAAAAAGGGAAGTGCCGGGACACATAATGGCATGCGTTCGATTATCTACCAGCTTCAAGATCAAAATTTTCCACGAATCCGAATCGGAATCGGAAAAAAACCACCTCAGTGGGATTTGGCAAATTATGTTCTCAGTAAATTTACATCAGATGAAACGGAAGTTATGCGTGAAGCAGTAAAAAAAGCAGCGGAAGCGGTGGAATTCTTTATAAATGAGGATATCGATTTTGCCATGAACCGCTTAAACAGGAAAGAAAAAGCCGAGAAAGCAGAAAAACAAGGTTCTGAGGATCAGAATCAGTAA
- the mfd gene encoding transcription-repair coupling factor: MDRLFNDLKGTPKIEKIFEAIEESIGVNLSNVKTGLKGFLTLLTYEHFDTNVLFITHSDRDAQKKAEILRKFRDTTDVLYYPLEPVHDYFSDAHSQDIAHQRMTVIEKLFSGGKYIIVASIDSILKKMVPREAMEKLFFSINNGDTFDLEALAIRLVNLGYERVYQVESKGQFALRGGILDIYNVTSDDGVRIEFFDDEVDSMRLFDVDSQLSYDQIENVRIAPAKEIVLSEEERQKIFKMIHKKYDGNELYMELVEKLEQEGAQYDETLFTFIKENDSFMDYVGKNIVIWDEYTRIKETYDIFIKKTWLDYESLITQGYILPEEKNKFFTFHHIEKSLEGCPAVKEYLFNSRAKKGMNLDMNSRDLESLAGQFPLFLDFLNRRITLGYRIHICCKTEKTRETVKQYLVDQEVFNFVENEGPGIQLSVGEISEGFEMEDEKVVYINESEIFKEKRTSQRKKKHKGRKIDSFAELHVGDYVVHDVHGIGIYRGIEQLTIDNVTKDLMVIEYAGDARLYIPVEQMDSVQVYIGTGGDKKPKVNQMGNPDWQKAKNKAQKAVEDMADELIALYAKRRSMKGYAYSPDTSWQKEFEDDFPYVETEDQLRCVEEIKSDMESEIPMDRLLCGDVGYGKTEVALRAAFKAVMEGKQVAMLVPTTILAQQHYNTVLDRFRKYPISVEVISRFRTSGQQKKILGDLALGKLDMIIGTHRLLSQDVHFKDLGLLIIDEEQRFGVRSKEKIKQLKQNVDVLTLSATPIPRTLHMSMTGVRDMSVIEEPPEGRRPVQTYVMAYNPLIVQDAINRELGRGGQVYYVHNRVHDIHEVAIDVQSLVPDARIVVAHGRMSGSELEDIMVDFLNHDFDILVTTTIVESGLDVKNANTMIIDEGDHFGLSQLYQLRGRVGRSDVQAYTYVTHKKEILTEIAQKRLKAIKDFTAFGSGFKVAMRDLEIRGAGNILGAEQSGHLFKIGYELYCRILEEAISKRMDGVEVETEEPIRINLDIDGYIPERYISSEELKYDIYKKLTFIKTLEDYDDFEEELLDRFGDIPNGVYNLMSIAMIKNMASVIGIKEIKQKGQFIYLTFSEKKEVFVPDAEKMPELIRKYKVKFKAGKAEEACWSFNLSSVKDKDILKEIISFFEDLK, encoded by the coding sequence ATGGATCGACTGTTTAATGACTTAAAAGGAACGCCTAAAATTGAAAAAATATTTGAAGCCATTGAAGAATCCATAGGGGTTAATCTCTCAAATGTCAAGACTGGCCTTAAAGGCTTTTTAACGCTTTTGACCTATGAACATTTTGATACGAATGTTTTGTTTATCACCCATTCTGACAGAGATGCTCAAAAAAAGGCTGAAATTTTGAGGAAATTCAGAGATACCACCGATGTGCTGTATTACCCCCTGGAGCCGGTTCATGACTATTTTTCAGATGCCCATAGCCAGGATATTGCCCATCAGCGTATGACGGTAATCGAAAAGCTGTTTTCAGGTGGAAAGTATATTATCGTTGCGTCAATTGACAGTATTTTAAAAAAGATGGTTCCCAGGGAAGCGATGGAAAAACTGTTTTTTTCGATTAATAACGGTGATACCTTTGATTTGGAAGCATTGGCCATAAGACTTGTGAATCTGGGTTATGAAAGAGTTTATCAGGTAGAGTCGAAGGGACAGTTTGCACTGCGCGGTGGGATTTTAGATATCTATAACGTAACCTCTGATGATGGGGTCCGCATTGAATTTTTTGATGACGAAGTAGACTCAATGCGTCTTTTTGATGTCGACAGTCAGCTGTCCTATGATCAGATAGAAAATGTTCGTATCGCTCCTGCAAAAGAAATCGTTTTGTCTGAGGAAGAACGGCAGAAGATTTTTAAGATGATCCACAAAAAATATGACGGAAACGAGCTCTATATGGAGCTTGTCGAAAAGCTGGAGCAGGAAGGCGCCCAATATGACGAAACCCTGTTTACCTTTATTAAGGAAAATGACTCCTTTATGGATTATGTTGGGAAAAATATTGTTATCTGGGATGAATATACGCGGATCAAAGAAACCTATGATATTTTTATAAAGAAAACATGGCTGGATTATGAGTCCCTCATAACGCAGGGATACATTTTGCCCGAGGAAAAAAATAAGTTTTTTACTTTCCATCATATCGAAAAAAGCCTTGAAGGCTGTCCTGCGGTTAAAGAGTATCTTTTTAACAGCAGAGCAAAAAAGGGAATGAATTTGGATATGAACTCCCGCGACCTTGAAAGCCTTGCGGGGCAGTTTCCCTTATTCTTGGACTTTTTAAACCGTCGTATTACGCTGGGATACCGGATTCATATCTGCTGTAAAACCGAGAAGACACGTGAAACCGTCAAGCAATATCTGGTAGACCAGGAGGTCTTTAATTTTGTTGAGAATGAGGGGCCCGGTATACAGCTTTCTGTCGGAGAAATTTCCGAAGGCTTTGAAATGGAGGACGAGAAGGTTGTCTACATTAATGAGTCTGAGATATTCAAAGAAAAACGAACTTCCCAGAGAAAGAAAAAGCACAAGGGAAGAAAGATTGATTCCTTTGCCGAACTGCATGTAGGGGACTATGTTGTTCACGATGTGCATGGTATTGGGATATACCGCGGAATTGAGCAGCTGACAATTGACAATGTAACCAAAGACCTGATGGTGATTGAATATGCTGGGGATGCCAGGCTTTACATACCAGTAGAGCAGATGGACTCTGTTCAGGTTTATATCGGTACAGGCGGCGATAAAAAGCCAAAGGTTAATCAGATGGGAAATCCCGACTGGCAGAAGGCAAAAAACAAAGCCCAGAAAGCAGTCGAAGATATGGCCGACGAGCTCATCGCCCTGTATGCCAAACGGCGTTCGATGAAGGGCTACGCCTACAGCCCGGATACATCCTGGCAAAAAGAGTTTGAGGATGATTTTCCCTATGTCGAAACAGAGGACCAGCTGCGCTGCGTCGAAGAGATTAAATCGGATATGGAATCGGAAATACCCATGGACCGTCTTCTGTGCGGTGATGTTGGGTATGGAAAGACAGAGGTAGCCCTGCGGGCAGCTTTCAAAGCTGTTATGGAAGGAAAACAAGTGGCAATGCTGGTGCCCACAACGATTTTGGCACAACAGCATTACAATACCGTTCTAGATCGTTTTCGAAAATATCCTATCAGTGTAGAAGTGATCAGCCGTTTCAGAACCTCTGGACAGCAAAAGAAAATTTTAGGAGATCTGGCGCTTGGTAAGCTGGACATGATCATCGGCACACACCGCCTTTTATCCCAGGATGTTCATTTTAAAGACCTTGGTCTGCTTATTATCGATGAAGAGCAGCGTTTTGGAGTAAGGTCTAAGGAAAAAATTAAGCAGCTAAAACAGAATGTCGATGTTCTGACCTTAAGTGCAACCCCGATCCCGCGTACACTGCATATGTCGATGACCGGCGTGCGTGATATGAGTGTCATTGAAGAGCCACCAGAAGGCAGAAGGCCGGTACAAACCTATGTTATGGCTTATAACCCGCTGATTGTTCAGGATGCCATCAACCGCGAACTTGGCCGCGGAGGACAGGTTTATTATGTTCATAACCGTGTTCACGATATCCATGAGGTTGCCATTGACGTACAGTCTCTTGTGCCAGATGCGAGAATTGTAGTGGCACACGGCCGGATGAGCGGCAGTGAGCTGGAAGATATTATGGTAGATTTCTTAAACCATGATTTTGATATATTAGTGACAACCACCATCGTTGAGTCAGGATTAGACGTTAAAAACGCCAATACCATGATCATTGATGAGGGAGATCATTTTGGCCTTTCTCAGCTTTACCAGCTGAGAGGCCGTGTCGGAAGATCCGACGTTCAGGCCTATACCTATGTTACCCATAAAAAGGAAATTCTGACGGAAATTGCCCAAAAGCGTTTAAAAGCCATCAAGGATTTTACGGCCTTTGGATCAGGTTTTAAGGTAGCCATGCGCGATCTTGAAATCCGTGGGGCAGGTAATATTTTGGGAGCAGAGCAGTCGGGACATTTATTTAAAATCGGTTATGAGCTGTACTGCCGTATTTTGGAAGAGGCTATCAGTAAACGCATGGACGGCGTGGAAGTTGAGACAGAAGAGCCAATTCGGATCAATCTGGATATTGACGGCTATATTCCTGAGCGCTATATCAGCAGTGAAGAGCTGAAATATGATATTTACAAAAAGCTGACATTTATTAAGACGCTTGAGGATTATGATGATTTCGAAGAAGAGCTTCTTGACCGCTTTGGGGATATACCAAATGGTGTCTATAATCTGATGTCCATTGCGATGATAAAAAATATGGCCTCAGTCATTGGAATTAAGGAAATTAAGCAGAAGGGACAGTTCATCTATCTGACCTTTAGCGAAAAAAAGGAAGTCTTTGTGCCGGATGCCGAGAAAATGCCGGAATTAATACGGAAATACAAAGTGAAATTTAAAGCGGGAAAAGCAGAAGAAGCCTGCTGGAGCTTTAATTTATCATCGGTTAAGGATAAAGATATTTTAAAAGAAATTATTTCATTTTTTGAGGATTTAAAATAA
- a CDS encoding peptidyl-prolyl cis-trans isomerase, producing MQKNKIRGVVLALAVTLGITTLTTGCSLVSVNPEKDNQQVIAEIDGQSMTKESFNNYMAYYDLYYTANGSSMPTGSELTEFKKDLLDSLVQVGAMTAQAKKDNLTVDEAAAESQAQTALDSLKTSAGNKYDSILSKYNTNNDSFTQFMKTFMVDNSYASECYSKHTDYLKEHPEEELDQVVGKINDEEIKRGIYNYYYINEEITSYYSGGQGLQTDDASVKETNESIFNSIAQNKALIKYCEDNNIEIKQEEIDNALQTKQSIQNMMFQTDDELNQYLESYFLTKEKYDEYQKEDAKGTAAGQAIQAKVTEDVKVSDTDLRKYYKEHKDSYDESTVSAEHILTEDEALANEIYEKAKDAKTKEDFEKIMNEYKSNEKVKEATDLGSFNKEKMVSEFSDAAFGMEKNSVSKPVKTEYGYHVIYVYDKNDAGEASFEDKKDEITASVKEEKGTEDYNKLKEDLLKKEKIDIYDIKTTLETYMDQLKSELNIQIYDKKVQ from the coding sequence ATGCAGAAAAACAAGATCAGGGGTGTCGTATTGGCTTTAGCGGTCACGCTGGGGATTACAACACTGACAACCGGTTGTTCACTGGTTTCCGTCAATCCAGAAAAGGATAACCAGCAGGTTATTGCGGAGATCGACGGTCAATCTATGACAAAAGAGTCTTTTAACAACTATATGGCCTATTATGATCTGTATTACACGGCCAACGGGAGCTCGATGCCAACAGGGTCTGAACTGACTGAATTCAAAAAAGATTTACTGGACAGCCTGGTTCAGGTTGGGGCAATGACGGCTCAGGCCAAAAAGGACAACCTTACAGTCGATGAGGCAGCTGCTGAAAGCCAGGCTCAGACAGCGCTGGACAGCTTGAAAACATCAGCAGGAAATAAATATGACAGCATCCTGTCTAAATACAATACCAATAATGATTCCTTCACACAATTTATGAAAACCTTCATGGTTGACAACAGCTATGCCAGCGAATGCTATTCCAAGCATACGGATTATTTAAAAGAGCATCCTGAGGAAGAACTGGATCAGGTGGTTGGAAAAATCAACGATGAAGAAATTAAGCGTGGAATTTATAATTATTATTATATCAATGAAGAAATCACCTCTTATTATTCGGGTGGACAGGGGTTGCAGACAGATGATGCGAGTGTGAAAGAAACAAATGAATCAATTTTTAATTCAATCGCTCAAAACAAAGCCCTGATTAAGTACTGTGAAGATAATAATATTGAAATAAAACAGGAAGAAATCGATAATGCGCTTCAGACTAAACAATCTATTCAAAATATGATGTTTCAGACAGATGATGAGCTGAATCAGTATCTTGAAAGCTACTTCCTCACAAAAGAAAAATACGACGAATACCAAAAGGAAGACGCTAAAGGGACTGCGGCGGGTCAGGCCATCCAGGCAAAAGTGACAGAAGATGTCAAAGTCAGTGACACGGATTTGCGTAAATACTATAAAGAGCATAAAGATTCTTATGATGAAAGTACAGTTTCGGCAGAGCATATTCTGACAGAAGATGAAGCTCTGGCAAATGAAATTTACGAGAAAGCCAAAGATGCAAAGACAAAAGAGGATTTTGAAAAAATAATGAACGAATACAAATCCAATGAAAAAGTAAAAGAAGCAACGGATTTGGGTTCCTTCAATAAAGAAAAAATGGTTAGCGAATTTTCTGATGCAGCTTTTGGTATGGAAAAAAACAGTGTCAGCAAACCTGTAAAAACAGAGTACGGTTACCATGTTATCTATGTTTATGATAAAAACGACGCCGGTGAAGCGAGTTTTGAAGATAAAAAGGATGAAATAACAGCGTCTGTAAAAGAGGAAAAAGGTACTGAAGATTATAACAAACTCAAGGAAGACTTGCTGAAAAAAGAAAAAATTGATATCTATGATATTAAAACCACGCTCGAAACCTACATGGATCAGTTAAAATCGGAATTAAATATTCAGATTTATGACAAGAAAGTCCAATAG